From a region of the Lactuca sativa cultivar Salinas chromosome 4, Lsat_Salinas_v11, whole genome shotgun sequence genome:
- the LOC111899162 gene encoding phenylcoumaran benzylic ether reductase Pyrc5, producing MAEKSKILIIGGTGYIGKFVTEASAKEGHPTFILTRESTIKHPEKSKLLDNFKSLGAKLVIGDLHDHESLVKAIKEVDVVISTVGGESVADQVKIIAAIKEAGNVKRFLPSEFGTDVDHVTAVEPAKSIFKGKADIRRAVEAAGIPHTFVACNGFAGYFLPNIGQMDTYTAPREKVTILGDGSAKAVFVKEDDIALATIKAVDDPRTLNKILIFRPPGNTLSFNEIVSIWESKIGKTLEKTFVPEEQILKNIQEAPFGLSIMLSISHSVLVNGSATDFEIEPSFGVEASELYPDVKFTSIDDYLTPFV from the exons ATGGCAGAAAAAAGCAAGATCTTGATCATCGGAGGAACAGGATACATCGGAAAGTTTGTAACAGAGGCAAGCGCCAAAgaaggtcatccaactttcattttgaccAGAGAAAGCACAATCAAACATCCAGAAAAATCGAAGCTTCTAGACAATTTCAAGAGTCTTGGAGCCAAACTTGTTATT GGCGATCTTCATGATCATGAAAGTTTGGTGAAGGCAATAAAGGAAGTTGATGTTGTGATCTCAACAGTAGGTGGGGAATCCGTTGCTGATCAAGTCAAAATCATTGCAGCCATTAAAGAAGCTGGAAATGTCAAG AGATTTTTGCCTTCGGAATTCGGAACCGATGTGGACCATGTAACCGCGGTTGAACCAGCCAAGAGCATCTTTAAAGGAAAAGCTGACATTCGTAGAGCAGTTGAAGCCGCAGGAATCCCACATACTTTTGTAGCATGCAATGGTTTTGCGGGCTATTTTCTACCCAACATCGGCCAAATGGACACCTATACTGCCCCTAGGGAAAAAGTTACGATCCTTGGAGATGGATCCGCGAAAG CTGTTTTTGTCAAAGAAGATGATATAGCTTTGGCTACTATCAAAGCAGTCGACGACCCACGTACCTTGAATAAAATATTGATTTTCAGACCTCCAGGCAACACATTGTCGTTTAATGAGATTGTTTCCATATGGGAAAGCAAAATTGGAAAGACCCTCGAGAAAACGTTCGTTCCCGAAGAGCAAATTCTAAAAAATATCCAAG AGGCTCCGTTCGGATTAAGCATTATGTTGTCTATATCACATTCGGTTTTGGTGAATGGAAGTGCAACTGACTTTGAGATCGAACCTTCGTTTGGTGTGGAGGCCAGTGAGCTTTATCCTGATGTCAAGTTTACCTCGATCGATGATTATCTTACTCCATTTGTTTaa